The following are from one region of the Pseudorasbora parva isolate DD20220531a chromosome 12, ASM2467924v1, whole genome shotgun sequence genome:
- the LOC137093548 gene encoding uncharacterized protein, with protein sequence MALGELHIERALGVQWCVEADEFQFRVVVRKNPLTRRGVLSTVASVYDPLGFVAPFLLVGKQILQALCREKVSWDEDLPEHILPQWESWLRDLPALAVLKIPRSYHPSNFDKVVLSELHNFSDASFNGYGACSYLRAVSESGQVSCSLVMGKARVAPTKLTTIPRLELSSAVTSVRNGDVIRRELEVENLQEYYWTDSMVVIGYVNNDAKRFHTFVANRIQRIKSSTHPEQWRHVSSENNPADHASRGLSAIRLKESNWLKGPDFLWQINLPHKEETVGEIEITDPELRKAHICTVKTKEVNSMVNRFIKFSDWSRAVRGVARLKRFIREFKRVQLRTNKATTLEERKEAEITIIKLVQEDTFTEDIQKIKLQKESTLNKHSNLRRLSAFLDHNGVLRVGGRLAQSSLHHDVKYPVILPKKSHLSALLVKHHHERVHHQGRGMTMNELRANGIWILGCGNLVSSHIYKCVKCRRYRRATEVQRMADLPEERTETSPPFTFCGIDCFGPFIVKEGRKELKRYGLLFTCLCSRAVHIETLDDLTTDAFMNALRVFIAIRGPVRQLRCDQGTNFMGARREFSELLKGMDQERLRAISCEFVVNVPSASHMGGVWERHIRTIRSILTAMLDKSASRLDTTTLRTFLYETMAIINSRPLSVEHLHDPTGPEPLTPNHILTMKSAVILPPPGQFGKEDLYLRKRWRRVQFLANEFWQRWKREYLLNLQQRQKWQKTSRNSQVDDIVILQDDNAQRNEWKLARVVEVHPSSDGIVRKVKLLVSDITFVKGKPQTRLVYLERPIHKLVTLLESK encoded by the coding sequence ATGGCTTTAGGAGAACTTCACATCGAGCGAGCACTTGGAGTTCAGTGGTGTGTCGAAGCAGATGAATTCCAGTTCAGGGTTGTAGTCAGGAAAAATCCACTGACAAGGAGAGGAGTTCTCTCAACAGTAGCCTCTGTCTATGATCCACTAGGATTTGTTGCTCCATTCTTGCTAGTTGGCAAACAGATACTTCAGGCGCTATGCAGGGAAAAGGTCAGCTGGGATGAAGATCTACCCGAGCACATTCTGCCACAATGGGAGTCATGGCTCAGAGACTTACCAGCATTGGCAGTCCTGAAGATCCCAAGAAGCTACCATCCATCAAACTTCGACAAGGTTGTGCTGTCCGAGCTTCACAATTTTTCAGATGCAAGTTTCAATGGATATGGTGCATGTTCGTATCTCCGTGCAGTAAGTGAATCAGGGCAGGTTAGTTGCTCACTCGTCATGGGGAAAGCGAGAGTAGCCCCTACCAAGCTAACGACTATCCCTAGGCTCGAATTATCCTCAGCTGTGACTTCAGTCCGTAATGGTGACGTCATCAGAAGGGAACTTGAAGTTGAAAACCTTCAAGAGTATTACTGGACTGATTCGATGGTGGTCATTGGCTATGTGAATAACGATGCCAAAAGATTTCACACGTTTGTGGCCAACCGAATTCAACGTATAAAATCCAGTACACATCCTGAACAATGGCGTCATGTCAGCTCTGAAAACAACCCTGCTGACCATGCCTCAAGGGGGCTGAGTGCCATTCGGCTGAAAGAGTCTAACTGGCTGAAGGGACCCGACTTTCTGTGGCAGATAAATCTCCCACACAAGGAAGAAACGGTGGGAGAAATAGAAATAACTGACCCTGAGCTTCGGAAAGCCCACATTTGCACAGTCAAGACAAAGGAAGTGAATTCAATGGTGAACCGCTTTATTAAATTCTCAGACTGGTCCAGGGCAGTGAGGGGTGTAGCCAGGCTCAAGAGGTTCATCAGAGAGTTTAAGAGAGTTCAGTTAAGAACGAATAAAGCAACTACTcttgaagaaagaaaagaagcaGAAATCACCATCATCAAGCTGGTGCAAGAAGACACCTTCACTGAAGATATCCAAAAGATTAAGCTCCAGAAAGAAAGTACCCTGAACAAGCACAGCAATTTACGTCGGTTAAGTGCCTTCTTGGACCATAATGGTGTCCTCAGGGTGGGAGGACGGCTAGCACAATCATCTTTGCATCATGATGTAAAGTATCCTGTAATACTTCCGAAGAAATCTCACTTGTCAGCCTTGCTCGTCAAACATCATCATGAGCGTGTACACCACCAAGGAAGAGGCATGACAATGAATGAGTTGCGTGCAAACGGAATATGGATCTTAGGATGTGGGAATTTGGTTTCTTCGCACATCTACAAGTGTGTAAAATGCAGAAGGTACAGAAGAGCAACTGAGGTTCAACGAATGGCGGATCTACCGGAAGAGAGAACCGAGACATCACCTCCATTTACTTTCTGTGGCATAGATTGTTTTGGCCCATTCATTgtaaaggaaggaaggaaggaattAAAGCGATACGGATTGCTGTTTACCTGCTTGTGCTCCAGAGCTGTACACATAGAGACATTAGATGATCTGACAACAGACGCTTTCATGAATGCGCTTCGTGTGTTCATAGCCATCAGAGGACCTGTACGCCAGCTAAGATGTGATCAGGGAACTAATTTCATGGGCGCTAGAAGAGAGTTTTCTGAGTTGCTCAAGGGGATGGATCAAGAACGTCTGCGAGCAATCAGTTGTGAATTTGTAGTGAATGTTCCCTCAGCAAGCCACATGGGCGGAGTCTGGGAGCGCCATATTCGAACGATCCGAAGCATCTTGACTGCCATGCTTGACAAGTCTGCAAGTAGACTTGATACCACAACCTTGAGGACATTCCTTTACGAGACAATGGCCATAATCAACAGCAGACCACTTAGTGTTGAGCATCTTCACGATCCTACCGGTCCAGAACCACTCACTCCCAATCACATATTAACCATGAAATCTGCAGTCATTCTGCCTCCTCCAGGACAGTTTGGCAAAGAAGACCTCTATCTACGTAAAAGATGGAGAAGAGTGCAGTTCTTGGCAAATGAATTCTGGCAAAGGTGGAAACGTGAATATCTGCTGAATCTCCAACAACGTCAAAAATGGCAGAAGACATCTCGAAATTCACAAGTAGACGACATTGTAATTCTACAAGATGACAACGCTCAAAGAAATGAATGGAAGCTCGCCAGAGTTGTTGAAGTTCACCCTAGTTCAGATGGCATTGTGCGAAAGGTGAAGCTACTAGTCAGTGACATTACATTTGTTAAGGGAAAACCACAGACTAGACTAGTTTACCTAGAAAGGCCTATTCACAAGTTAGTTACTTTACTTGAATCCAAATAA